The following is a genomic window from Cryomorphaceae bacterium.
AAGCTTGAAAAGTAATCGCTGCGAGGCTATTGTGCGCTACCGATTAGTTTAAGCGCCACGGCGCAAGCATGTAAAACCTCGGAATGTGTGCCTTGAACACCAAACCGGCGTCTAATCGCTTCATCAGGTACGAGCCGCTCATCGAGCCAAAATCTGTCATAAAGTCACAACCCGAGCTGTAAGAGTACTTGCTGCCGGGTGGTATAACAGGTTGCTCGCCCACTACGCCTTCACCTTCAACCTCACGCTTGTCGCCATTGCTGTCAATAATAAACCATTCTCTTCTCAGTAACTTCACAGGAAAGTCGTTGGTGTTCTCTATGGTGATGTTGTAAATGAAGAAGTACTGCTCGTTGGCAGGTGATGAATAGTCGCGCTCGTATTGCGTAACCACCGTAATCTTGATACCACTACTTACCGCTGTTACCATGGCTTTTCTTTTAAGAGTTTCGTGTGGCGAAGTACAAGGTGGTTAAACTTAGCGTCTGTTAGCATTAACGTACGACACGCCGATTAGTTGGTCGTAATTGTTCGAAAAATTGCGGTGGTACACCAATATCATATAGGCGTTTTCGGTTTCCATGAAAGAGCCTTCTATTATGGTGATGTCGGGTATTCCAACATGTTCCTCAACCACAGCATATTTGTAGTTGTAAAACCCTTGTTTCAGGTGAAGACTGCATTGGTAGCTTCCAATTTCCGGGTTGTAGGTCATTTTGTTTTCTTCGGTCAGGGCGAAGTTATTGTACCCCCCGTACACATATATCTCCGAGCGGATGAGGGGCTGATCTACCTTGAGCGTGAAGTGCACGGTTGCGTAGTCAGATTCTGTGTGATCTGCAAAGCCGTCGTCGTTTTTCACAAATGCCTGCCCATTGATATCGCGAATGGTTTCGTAGCGCCTGAAAACACGCGGCTGATCGGGAGCAAGCAGAATTTGCCAGCCCAGTGGGGTTCGTTCACTGCGCAGAATGTTCTCCATCTGATAGGTAAAGCTTTTGATGTCGAGAGGGCGGTATTCATTACCGGCCATAAAGGTGGCTGGCGCATCGTAGTCATACACCAGCTCGCCGCCTTTCACAAACACCGGATTGAGACCTGTAATGGCAGAATTCCACCGCTGGTTCTGGATGAGCACCACATTCAAATCTCTGAACGGATTCGGAATCGGAAAAGACCCGTGGTTGATGGTAAACTGAATTTCCTGACCTTCCTGCCTCAACGCCACATTGCGTGGAGCAGCAGCTTTGGCATCAATCATCACAACGTTTTCGGTAACCATAAACCGGCGGGTAAATATTACCTTGCTGGGGTCATCGTCTGCAAAAACTTTAAGCAGGTAATTCCCCGACCGCGTAATCCTCAAATCCTCATTCGGAAAAGCAAACCGGTGATGCATATAGGGCTGTGTGGTGTTGAATGAGTTGCTGAAATCATTGATGTAGTTGGTGAAAAAACCTTCCAGATACTCGGATTCAATTAAATCAGACCCTTGCCAATCGTGTGTACAGTGCTCTACAGAATAGGCAAAGGTGCGGGAGTAAGGGTGCAGGTCGTCAAACCGGACTTCAATCTTTTCTACGCCTCCCATCTGTATAACCGGAGGGTTGAGTTGCAAACCTGCTTTGTGCACCAAAATGGTTTTGATGTGTTCGTCGTAAACGCGGTCTTCAAAAGGGAGTTGGTTTTTTTTGGCTTCTTCTCTACGCGCTTTTTCCTCGGCCTCGCGCTGCAACCGGCGTTCTTCGCGTAGTTCTTTTTTGGTTTTGGGTCTGTCTTCGTCTTCAATGAACTCGGGCTGGTTAACTTCTGTTTGGGCTGTGATATCCGGCACGGAAAAGAGTAAACAAGTAATCAACAATAGGGGTAGAAATCTGTTAAAGGGCATGAATCAGGATTTGATTTTTTTGGGGCAATATAGCAGCAATTTTATTGCCAGTTTCCTTACCCACTTGGCAGTAATTTCTAATTTTGCCCCGAAATTTTAACCGACGCGGAACATGTCAAAAACCATCAAAATCAGGAAAGGCGTTGATATTAAGCTAGTGGGGGAGGCCGAAAAAGCCAAATCTCAAATCAATCGTCCTGAGATTTTTGCTGTAAAGCCCACCGATTTTCATAACCTCACACCCAAAATGGTGGTTCGCGAAGGCGATGAGGTTAAGGCCGGAACCGTTCTTTTTCACGACAAATACAACGAAGCCATTAAGTTCACCAGCCCGGTAAGCGGAGAGGTGGTCGAAATTCGACGTGGTGAAAAGCGACGAATTCTGGAGGTGCGTATTTTGGCTGATAAAGAGCCATCTGCCATTGATTTTGGCGCAGGTGATCCGGGCTCCATGTCGCGCGAGCAGGTAGTTGAAAAGCTGCTTAACAGCGGTTTGTGGACAGCCATTCGCCAGCGCCCGTTTTCAACCATTGCCAATCCTGAGGATCATCCCAAATCTATTTTTGTTTCTGCGGTGAATACTGCTCCCCTGGGTGCGGACCTGAATTTCATTTGTCAGGATCACATCAGTGAGTTGCAGGCAGGTTTGGATGCCATGGCGAGACTCTGTGATGGTTCCATTCATTTTCAGGTTGCTGCCGACCCCGAAAAGTCGAAAGCATTCCAAGGATTGAAAAATATTCAACTCAACAAGGTAAGTGGACCGCATCCTGCCGGAAACGTGGGTGTGCAGATTCACCAGCTCGATCCTCTCAACAAAGGAGAGTTGATTTGGTACGTAACGCCCTCGCACCTGATCACCATTGGAAGGTTGTTCAAAGAAGGAAAGTACAACCCCGCTTGCACTTTAGCCCTCGTGGGTAGTGAGGTAACGGAACCCAAATATTTCGATACCTGGTACGGAGCTCCTGTAAAGCCCATGATTAAAGGCCGATTGAAAGATGGAGACCTTCGAATCATTTCGGGCAATGTTCTGACGGGTGACAAAATTGACAGCGAAGGATTTGTTGGGTTTTACCACACTGAAGTTTCTGTGATTCCCGAAGGACACGAGCCCCAGTTCTTCCTTACTGAGGGATGGCTTTCGCCCGGGCTACACAAGTTTTCTTTGTCTCACTCGTTCCCGTCGTGGTTAATGCCCGGTAAAAAATACCGTCTCAACACCAACCTTAATGGTGAAGAGCGCGCATTTGTGGTTACTGGCGAGATGGAAAAGGTGTTCCCGTTCGATATCTACCCCATGCAGCTGGTGAAATCCATCATGATGAACGACATCGACATGATGGAGAAGCTGGGTATTTACGAGGTAGATAGCGAAGATTTTGCGCTGTGTGAGTTTGTCTGCACATCGAAAATTGAAATTCAGAGAATTGTAAGACAAGGACTGGATACCATCCAAAAAGAGTTTGCATAATCGAAACAAAAACCGATAGCATTGAAAGCGTTAAAAGACCTGATTGACAACAAGCTAATGCCCCCCTTCAAAGAAGGTGGCAAGCTTCACAAGTTTTGGCCCATTCCGGATTCATTGGACACGTTTGCCTTTGTACCCGGCCATGTAACCAAATCCGGATCGCACATTCGCGATGGAATTGACATGAAGCGCACCATGTTCATGGTGATTGTTGCGCTTATTCCGTGTTTGCTCTTTGGAATGTATAACGTAGGATACCAGCACTACATGGCCATGGGCGTAACGGCCACTTTTGGAGACATGTTCCTGTTCGGAGCGCTGAAAGTTCTGCCGCTGGTAATCGTCTCTTACGGTGTAGGTCTTGGAATTGAGTTTATTTTCTGCATCGTAAAGAGCCACGCCATCAACGAGGGATTCCTGGTGTCAGGAATGTTGATTCCTCTGTGCATGCCCGTTGATGTACCGCTCTGGATGGTGGGTGTGGCCACAGCATTTGCCGTGGTTATCGGAAAAGAAGTGTTTGGCGGAACCGGTATGAACATCCTCAACGTAGCGCTCACCGCGCGGGCATTCCTGTTTTTTGCCTACCCCACAGAAATGTCGGGAAACAAAGTTTGGATCAATACTGCCGGAGATGGGAAGCCGGTAGATGGCTATACCGGTGAAACACTCCTCGCCAAAGCTACTACCACTCCGGTTTCCGAGTTCACCGATACAGCAGGGAATGCCTACGCAAGTGTGAATGCCTCGTTTATGGATGCTATTTACGGCTTTGTTCCCGGATCCGTAGGAGAAACCTCTGTAATCGCCATCCTGATTGGAGCCGGTTTGTTACTCTGGACAGGTATTGGAAGCTGGCGCATCATGCTCTCTGCTGTGGCAGGAGGTGCCGTAATGGGGCTTATTTTTAACTTGGTGGGCCCGGCTTATTTCCCCGATAATACATTCCTTGCGCTGCCCTGGTGGTATCACCTCGCCATTGGTGGATTTATGTTTGGTGTGGTGTTTATGGCAACCGATCCTGTAACAGCTTCGCAAACAGCAAGCGGAAAATATATTTACGGCTTCCTGATTGGATTCCTCGCCATTCTGATACGAACAGTGAACCCGGCCTATCCCGAAGGAGTGATGATGGCCATTCTCTTTATGAACGTAATGGCTCCGATGATTGACCACTATGTAATTGAGGCCAACATCAAACGAAGAATGAACCGACTTAAAGTAAAAACTGCGTAAGATGGCTCTAGACAAAAACAGCAATGCATTTACATTCGGCTTTGCGCTGGTAATGGTAGTAGTGGTGGGCGCCGTGCTCTCGTCGCTCGCCATGGGCCTTAAGCCCTTGCAGCTCAAAAATCAGGCTGACAAAAAGCGTATTGATATTCTCACTGCCATTGATGTGGACGCCAACCGAACCAATGCCGCTGAGCTTTTCGACAAATACGTCGTGGAGCGTGTGGTGATTGATTATGAAGGGAACGTGATCAGTAGCAACACCGGTGAGGTAGATCAGTTGGATGACAAAGACGCGTTTAACATCAATATACGCGCTGAGTACCGCGACCGCTCCATCAAGCCTGAAGGTCGCAACTATCCCTTCTACAAGTGCGACAAGGATGGAAAGAACCTCTACGTAATTCCAATGGTAGGAAACGGTCTCTGGGGTGCCATCTGGGGATTTGTTGCACTTGAGGACGATTTTAACACGGTGTACGGAGCCAGCTTTGACCACGCAACGGAAACGCCCGGTTTGGGAGCTGAAATCAGCCTGCCGATGTTTCAGGACCCCTTCAAGGGTAAGCAAATACTCGACGATCAAGGAAATTACAAATCTATCGAAGTGAAAAAAGGTGGCGCCGAAGCCGGCAACCCGCATCAGGTAGATGGAATTACCGGTGGTACCATCACCAGCGATGGAGTAACCGAAATGCTTCAGCGTACTCTGAAGGTATATCACCGCTTCTTTAACAAAAACAACGCTTAAGACCATGAGTACAGAAACAACTGCACCCGAGGTTAAAGAGGAGAAAAGACCCTCTGAGCCCCTGTTCTCCAAGAAAAACAAGAAGCTGATCACCGATCCGCTTGATGATGATAACCCCATTACCGTTCAGGTACTCGGTATCTGTTCAGCATTGGCCATTACCGTGCAGGTTGAGCAAGCGGTGGTAATGTCATTGTCGGTAGTGTTTGTAATGATGATGGGTAACCTCATTATTTCGCTGCTTCGCAACTCAATCCCGTCGCGAATCCGAATCATCGTGCAGCTCGTGGTGGTAGCATCGCTCGTAATTGTGGTGAGCGAAACACTGCAGGCCTTCCTTCCGGATGTGGCGGCACGACTCTCGGTGTTTGTGGGACTGATCATCACCAACTGTATCATCATGGGACGCTTTGAAGCGTTTGCAATGGGGAACAAGCCTTTTCCATCGGTACTCGACGGTTTTGGTAACGCCCTTGGTTACGCCTGGATCCTGGTAGCCGTGGCAGTGGTACGTGAGCTGTTTGGTTCAGGAAAACTGTACGGTTTTGAAGTGATTCCCGCTGCGTTTTACGACATGGGCTACATGAACAACAACATGATGATTCTGCCTCCAATGGCACTCGTAACTGTTGGGGTAATCATCTGGATTCAGCGTGCGCGTAACACCAAACTCATTGAAGAAAACTAATAACCTACTCAAGCCAGAATAAGCCATGGATGCTGTAAACATATTTGTCCGGTCGATTTTTGTCGACAACATGATTTTCGCCTACTTCCTCGGTATGTGTTCATACCTGGCCGTATCGAAAACGGTTAAAACGGGAGTAGGGCTTGGTTTTGCCGTAATTTTCGTACTCGGTATTACTGTACCTATCAACTACCTGCTGGAAAATTACTTTCTGCAACCCGGAGCACTTACCTGGATCAGCGCTGATTTTGCCACCGTAGATTTGAGCTTCCTCAGCTTCATCATGTTTATCGCTGTAATTGCCTCTATGGTTCAGCTGGTAGAGATGATTGTGGAGCGTTTTGCACCGGCGCTGTATGGAGCACTCGGAATCTTCCTGCCTCTTATCGCTGTAAACTGCTCTATCCTCGGAGGAGCACTCTTTATGCAGGAACGCCAGTATCCCAACATCTGGGATGCTACCGTGTTCGGTCTGGGCTCGGGTGTGGGCTGGTGGATTGCCATTGTGTCCATCGCGGCCATCCGCGAAAAAATCCGCTACTCCAATGTGCCTGCTCCTCTGAGAGGGCTGGGTATCACTTTTATCATCACCGGTCTCATGGGCATTGCCTTCATGAGCTTTATGGGAATTGAATTGTAACTAGCAAAACAGATTTTCAAGCATGGGAACTACCATTCTTCTTACCATTGCCGTATTCTTCATGGTCATCTTTTTATTGGTGAGTGTGTTGCTGTACGCCAAGTCAAAACTGTCGCCCTCCGGGCCTGTAACCATCACCGTAAATGGTGAAAAGCAGTTGCAGGTAGAATCGGGCGATACGCTGCTTACCACCCTGAGCAACAACAAACTGTTTCTCCCTTCTGCCTGCGGAGGAGGAGGAACCTGTGCCATGTGCAAGTGCCAGATCCACAAAGGAGGAGGTGAAATTCTTCCCACCGAGGCACCTTACTTCACCCGAAAGGAAATCCAGGATAACTGGCGTTTGGGATGTCAGGTAAAGGTGAAACAAGACATGGATATCCAGATTCCTGAAGAAATTTTCGGCATCAAGAAATGGGAGTGCGAGGTGGTTTCCAACTACAGCGTGGCTTCGTTTATCAAGGAGTTTGTGGTGAAGCTGCCCGAAGGTGAACACCTCGAGTTTGAAGCCGGTGGATACATTCAGATTGACGTGCCTCCTTGCACCGTAGAGTTCAAAGACATTGATATCACCACACACCCGGAGCTCGAGCGCGACCCCGACGACTTCAAACCGGAGTGGGATAAATTTGACCTCTGGAAGCTGAAGATGGTAAATGATGAGCCGATTTTCCGCGCTTACTCTATGGCCAACCATCCGGCCGAAGGGAATATCATCATGCTGAACATACGTATCGCAACCCCACCGTGGGATCGCGCCAAGAACGATTGGATGGCGGTAAATCCCGGCATCTGTTCTTCGTTTGTATTTGGCTGCAAGCCCGGCGATAAGGTGACCATTTCAGGACCTTATGGAGAATTCTTTATCAAGGAAACCGACGCCGAAATGCTCTACATCGGCGGTGGTGCGGGGATGGCTCCTATGCGCTCGCACTTGTTTCACCTGTTCCACACCCTGCGCACCAACCGAAAGGTTACGTATTGGTACGGCGGTCGTTCGAAGCGAGAGCTTTTCTATCTCGATCATTTCCGCAAGATTGAGCAGGAATTCCCCAATTTTCGATTCTTTGTGGCCTTGAGTGAACCTACCGAGGAAGACAACTGGCAGGTAAAGGAAGACATTGACGCACCCGGAGATGGTTTTGTGGGCTTTGTGCACCAGGTGGTGATTGATCAGTACCTTAAGAAGCACGACTCACCCGAAGACATTGAGTTTTACTTCTGCGGTCCACCGCTGATGAACCAGGCTGTTCTGAAAATGGTTGATGACTGGGGAGTACCTCCCGAAAACGTTTCCTTCGACGACTTCGGAGGCTAGCCATTTTGATTGCATTTAACAAAGGCCGCCGTTGCGCGGTCTTTTTTTTTACGGTGAGCTTTTGGCCGGCA
Proteins encoded in this region:
- a CDS encoding NADH:ubiquinone reductase (Na(+)-transporting) subunit D codes for the protein MSTETTAPEVKEEKRPSEPLFSKKNKKLITDPLDDDNPITVQVLGICSALAITVQVEQAVVMSLSVVFVMMMGNLIISLLRNSIPSRIRIIVQLVVVASLVIVVSETLQAFLPDVAARLSVFVGLIITNCIIMGRFEAFAMGNKPFPSVLDGFGNALGYAWILVAVAVVRELFGSGKLYGFEVIPAAFYDMGYMNNNMMILPPMALVTVGVIIWIQRARNTKLIEEN
- the apaG gene encoding Co2+/Mg2+ efflux protein ApaG; protein product: MVTAVSSGIKITVVTQYERDYSSPANEQYFFIYNITIENTNDFPVKLLRREWFIIDSNGDKREVEGEGVVGEQPVIPPGSKYSYSSGCDFMTDFGSMSGSYLMKRLDAGLVFKAHIPRFYMLAPWRLN
- a CDS encoding NADH:ubiquinone reductase (Na(+)-transporting) subunit B, with the translated sequence MKALKDLIDNKLMPPFKEGGKLHKFWPIPDSLDTFAFVPGHVTKSGSHIRDGIDMKRTMFMVIVALIPCLLFGMYNVGYQHYMAMGVTATFGDMFLFGALKVLPLVIVSYGVGLGIEFIFCIVKSHAINEGFLVSGMLIPLCMPVDVPLWMVGVATAFAVVIGKEVFGGTGMNILNVALTARAFLFFAYPTEMSGNKVWINTAGDGKPVDGYTGETLLAKATTTPVSEFTDTAGNAYASVNASFMDAIYGFVPGSVGETSVIAILIGAGLLLWTGIGSWRIMLSAVAGGAVMGLIFNLVGPAYFPDNTFLALPWWYHLAIGGFMFGVVFMATDPVTASQTASGKYIYGFLIGFLAILIRTVNPAYPEGVMMAILFMNVMAPMIDHYVIEANIKRRMNRLKVKTA
- the nqrC gene encoding NADH:ubiquinone reductase (Na(+)-transporting) subunit C, whose product is MALDKNSNAFTFGFALVMVVVVGAVLSSLAMGLKPLQLKNQADKKRIDILTAIDVDANRTNAAELFDKYVVERVVIDYEGNVISSNTGEVDQLDDKDAFNINIRAEYRDRSIKPEGRNYPFYKCDKDGKNLYVIPMVGNGLWGAIWGFVALEDDFNTVYGASFDHATETPGLGAEISLPMFQDPFKGKQILDDQGNYKSIEVKKGGAEAGNPHQVDGITGGTITSDGVTEMLQRTLKVYHRFFNKNNA
- a CDS encoding DUF5103 domain-containing protein, which gives rise to MPFNRFLPLLLITCLLFSVPDITAQTEVNQPEFIEDEDRPKTKKELREERRLQREAEEKARREEAKKNQLPFEDRVYDEHIKTILVHKAGLQLNPPVIQMGGVEKIEVRFDDLHPYSRTFAYSVEHCTHDWQGSDLIESEYLEGFFTNYINDFSNSFNTTQPYMHHRFAFPNEDLRITRSGNYLLKVFADDDPSKVIFTRRFMVTENVVMIDAKAAAPRNVALRQEGQEIQFTINHGSFPIPNPFRDLNVVLIQNQRWNSAITGLNPVFVKGGELVYDYDAPATFMAGNEYRPLDIKSFTYQMENILRSERTPLGWQILLAPDQPRVFRRYETIRDINGQAFVKNDDGFADHTESDYATVHFTLKVDQPLIRSEIYVYGGYNNFALTEENKMTYNPEIGSYQCSLHLKQGFYNYKYAVVEEHVGIPDITIIEGSFMETENAYMILVYHRNFSNNYDQLIGVSYVNANRR
- a CDS encoding Na(+)-translocating NADH-quinone reductase subunit A, with amino-acid sequence MSKTIKIRKGVDIKLVGEAEKAKSQINRPEIFAVKPTDFHNLTPKMVVREGDEVKAGTVLFHDKYNEAIKFTSPVSGEVVEIRRGEKRRILEVRILADKEPSAIDFGAGDPGSMSREQVVEKLLNSGLWTAIRQRPFSTIANPEDHPKSIFVSAVNTAPLGADLNFICQDHISELQAGLDAMARLCDGSIHFQVAADPEKSKAFQGLKNIQLNKVSGPHPAGNVGVQIHQLDPLNKGELIWYVTPSHLITIGRLFKEGKYNPACTLALVGSEVTEPKYFDTWYGAPVKPMIKGRLKDGDLRIISGNVLTGDKIDSEGFVGFYHTEVSVIPEGHEPQFFLTEGWLSPGLHKFSLSHSFPSWLMPGKKYRLNTNLNGEERAFVVTGEMEKVFPFDIYPMQLVKSIMMNDIDMMEKLGIYEVDSEDFALCEFVCTSKIEIQRIVRQGLDTIQKEFA
- a CDS encoding NADH:ubiquinone reductase (Na(+)-transporting) subunit F; this encodes MGTTILLTIAVFFMVIFLLVSVLLYAKSKLSPSGPVTITVNGEKQLQVESGDTLLTTLSNNKLFLPSACGGGGTCAMCKCQIHKGGGEILPTEAPYFTRKEIQDNWRLGCQVKVKQDMDIQIPEEIFGIKKWECEVVSNYSVASFIKEFVVKLPEGEHLEFEAGGYIQIDVPPCTVEFKDIDITTHPELERDPDDFKPEWDKFDLWKLKMVNDEPIFRAYSMANHPAEGNIIMLNIRIATPPWDRAKNDWMAVNPGICSSFVFGCKPGDKVTISGPYGEFFIKETDAEMLYIGGGAGMAPMRSHLFHLFHTLRTNRKVTYWYGGRSKRELFYLDHFRKIEQEFPNFRFFVALSEPTEEDNWQVKEDIDAPGDGFVGFVHQVVIDQYLKKHDSPEDIEFYFCGPPLMNQAVLKMVDDWGVPPENVSFDDFGG
- the nqrE gene encoding NADH:ubiquinone reductase (Na(+)-transporting) subunit E: MDAVNIFVRSIFVDNMIFAYFLGMCSYLAVSKTVKTGVGLGFAVIFVLGITVPINYLLENYFLQPGALTWISADFATVDLSFLSFIMFIAVIASMVQLVEMIVERFAPALYGALGIFLPLIAVNCSILGGALFMQERQYPNIWDATVFGLGSGVGWWIAIVSIAAIREKIRYSNVPAPLRGLGITFIITGLMGIAFMSFMGIEL